A window of the Lactuca sativa cultivar Salinas chromosome 5, Lsat_Salinas_v11, whole genome shotgun sequence genome harbors these coding sequences:
- the LOC111904806 gene encoding S-protein homolog 5-like, which translates to MAFLCPFTTKWNVSVISALREDLVVHIKSGDDDLGNHTIPYVGNYSWSFCEKVGGHTLFYAYFWWGSKFQSLDLFNEAISKKCYLNVGTEHCYWFVTPKGFYVDAHPSGGGEFIKGWA; encoded by the coding sequence ATGGCATTTTTATGTCCGTTCACTACAAAATGGAATGTTAGCGTTATTAGTGCTCTCCGTGAAGATCTTGTTGTTCACATAAAATCAGGAGATGATGATCTTGGGAACCATACCATTCCTTATGTAGGAAATTACTCCTGGTCTTTTTGTGAAAAGGTTGGTGGTCACACTCTCTTTTATGCTTACTTCTGGTGGGGTTCAAAGTTTCAGAGCTTAGATTTGTTTAACGAAGCCATTTCAAAAAAATGCTATTTGAATGTGGGTACCGAACATTGTTACTGGTTTGTAACACCTAAAGGGTTTTATGTAGATGCACACCCAAGTGGAGGTGGGGAATTCATTAAAGGTTGGGCTTAA